A stretch of DNA from Rheinheimera sp. MMS21-TC3:
CCTCGGGCGGCAATATCTGTTGCCACTAATACTCTAACTGCACCTTGTTTAAAGTCAGCTAAGGCTTTAGTTCTAGCGCCTTGGCTTTTATCGCCGTGAATAGAAACTGATTTTAAACCATCTTTGCCTAATTGCTTAGCTAAGCGGTCGGCCCCATGTTTAGTACGAACAAAAATAAGCACTTGGCGCCAATTATGTTTACCAATTAAATGCGACAGCAACTCTCGCTTGCGGTGGCGATCCACTAAATATGCAAGTTGCTCAACATTGTCAGCGGTAGCATTACTGGCAGCTACTTCAATCAATATTGGATTATGCAGTAATTGCTCGGCTAGTTGTTTAATGTCATTAGAATAAGTAGCTGAAAATAATAAGGTTTGCCTTTTTTCAGGTAACTTAGCAATAATTCGTTTTATATCAATCACAAAGCCCATATCTAACATTCTATCGGCTTCATCTAACACTAATACTTCTAAAGCAGATAAGTTAATCGTTTTTTGATGTAAGTGATCTATAAGCCGGCCAGGTGTGGCGACTAAAATATCTAAGCCTTGCTGTGCTGACTCATACTGTGGTTTTATCGATACGCCACCATAAAATACAGCTGAGTGAGTGTTAAGATACTGGCTATATTTAACCACATTGTCGTAAACTTGCTGCGCTAATTCACGAGTAGGTGTTAACACTAGCACTCGAACATGATGCTTTTCTACGACCTTTGGCGCATTGAGCATCTGCTGTAGCAGTGGTAGAGTAAAAGCAGCGGTTTTACCTGTGCCTGTTTGTGCACCGGCTAAAACATCTTTACCTGCCATAATAACGGGGATACTTTGTTGCTGTACTGGCGTGGCTTGATCGTAGCCTTGTTCGGTTAACACTTTTAAAATAGGTTGCGCTAATGCGAAAGATTGAAAAGACATTTGAAATCCTGTTAAACCAGCCGTCAACCGCACTATGCGTAATCAGCTGTAAGCTAACCAGTATAACAGAAGCCACCAAAGCAACCTATTTGCAATGAGTACTAACTGGTTTTTGTATATAGTGCGCACCTATAATAATCAATTATATACAGGTATTTCCACCAATCCTGAGCGCAGGTTACGTCAGCATCAAGGTGAACTGGTTGGCGGGGCTAAAGCTCTAAGGGGTAAAGGTCCTTTGCAATTAGTCTATCAAAAGCCCTATCTTGACCGCGCCAGCGCTAGTAAAGCTGAGTATCAAGTCAAACAGCTCTCAAAAGCTGACAAGGAACAGCTTGTCGCTGCCTACAATGCAAAACAATAGCTATGGATAATTTTTATCTAGTATTAATTTATTTAATAATTGGTGCGGCGTTACGCCGAGTCCCTGCCATGCCAGAAAGTAGCGGCATTGCTTTTAACATGTATGTACTCTATGTCGCTTTACCGGCTCTTATTTTACAGAATGTGCCTCGCTTAACTTTTTCAACTGAGCTATTAATCCCCGCATTGACACCTTGGTTATTATTAATTGCCGTAGCCTTGTTAGTTTTAACCTTAAGCCGTTTTTTTAATTGGTCACGCCAAGTAACAGGTGCCTTGTTAATTATCTTACCTTTAGGTAATACCTCTTTTTTAGGCTTTCCCATGACCGAAGCCTTATTTGGTAGTGAGGCAATGCCTTATGCGGTGGTTTATGATCAAGCAGGCTCCTTTATCGCCTTAGTAACCTACGTCACTATTATTGCTGCTCTATATAGCCCTTTAGCCGCCAAACCAACAGTAACAGGGATTTTAATCAAAATTATCTCATTCCCGTCATTTATTGCCTTAATTATTGGCTTAGTGTTGCGCACTTCTGGCTATTCATCTTTTACTCAATCTTTAATTGATAATTTATCAGCAACCTTAGTACCTGTTGTTATGATAGCCGTCGGTTTTGGTTTAACAATAAAGTTTAGTAAAAGTGAATTATCACCTTTAATTAGCGCCCTGCTGATTAAACTGTTATTTATGCCGTTATTAGCAGCGCTAATTTGGTATAGCTTAGGCCAAACTGGGTTGGCGGTATCTATTAGTATATTTATGGCAGCTATGCCTTCGATGATATCTGCAGGCGCTATAGCTATTATGGTAGGCTTAGCTCCTAGATTAGTCAGTGGCATTATTGGCTTAGGTATTTTATTAAGCTTAATTACTTTACCCCTAGCATTTAATTTACTAAGTTAAGCTTTATAGATGAAGATGGTGCAACCTAGCTAAATCTGTTAATTTAACTCGACTTTTATTAAAGAACCCTTGCCATGCCTGAGCAGCTACTGACCCTACAACATGATGCCATGTTATTGCTACAACAAATTAATCTTTGGTAGCAAATCGGTTTTATTCTGCTATCCATTAGCATTACTTTTACTGTAAATCACTTTTTACAACGTAAGCTACATAAAAATGCGCAAATGATTTCTGGCATACGCCGTATGGCAGTCCGTGGTTCACAACGTATTTTATGGCCATTTTCTTTAGCTATCTTATTAGCCTTAAGCCATGCCATCTTAAAGCAGTTAAACTTACCTCATACCGTAATTAACTTCTTAATGCCTATAGTGTTGGCTTTAGGAGTTATTCGCATTCTGCTTTATATACTGCGTAAGGCCTTTATTGCTAGCGCCTTAGCAAAAACCTCTGAAACTGCTATAGCTATGATTATCTGGTTAGTTGTTATCTTACATCTAACCGATTTATTAACACCGCTACTCACTGCCATGGACACTTTAGCCTTTACTTTAGGTGAAAGTAAAATATCACTTTTAGCCGTAATTAAGCTCATTTTAGTGATTATTTTTGCTTTTACTTTTGCTATTTGGTTAGCAGAATTACTTAATCAACGCATCAAAGGCTCTAAGCATATTAGCCCAAGTATGCAGGTTGGCTTTAGCAAGTTTAGTAAGGTATTTTTAATCACCTCAGCTTTTTTAATCGCCTTAAATGCAGTAGGTATTAACTTAAGCTCCTTGGCAATTTTTGGCGGTGCCTTAGGTGTAGGGCTAGGCTTTGGCTTACAACGTATTGCATCTAATTTTATTAGTGGCTTTATTTTAGTATTAGATCGCTCGATTAAGCCTGGCGATGTTATTTCTGTAGGGGAAAACTTTGGCTGGGTACATGAGCTAAAAGCCCGTTATGTAGTAGTGCGCAACCGTGAGGGGGTTGATACTTTAATCCCTAACGAAAATTTAATTACTTC
This window harbors:
- a CDS encoding DEAD/DEAH box helicase encodes the protein MSFQSFALAQPILKVLTEQGYDQATPVQQQSIPVIMAGKDVLAGAQTGTGKTAAFTLPLLQQMLNAPKVVEKHHVRVLVLTPTRELAQQVYDNVVKYSQYLNTHSAVFYGGVSIKPQYESAQQGLDILVATPGRLIDHLHQKTINLSALEVLVLDEADRMLDMGFVIDIKRIIAKLPEKRQTLLFSATYSNDIKQLAEQLLHNPILIEVAASNATADNVEQLAYLVDRHRKRELLSHLIGKHNWRQVLIFVRTKHGADRLAKQLGKDGLKSVSIHGDKSQGARTKALADFKQGAVRVLVATDIAARGLDINDLPYVVNYDLPQVAEDYVHRIGRTGRAGNTGVALSLITPDETSALQEIERLTQQVITPEVIAGYEHDPSYVTPEEGEARNIAARKSPRKGAVKAKLRQKALAKK
- a CDS encoding GIY-YIG nuclease family protein gives rise to the protein MSTNWFLYIVRTYNNQLYTGISTNPERRLRQHQGELVGGAKALRGKGPLQLVYQKPYLDRASASKAEYQVKQLSKADKEQLVAAYNAKQ
- a CDS encoding AEC family transporter, which codes for MDNFYLVLIYLIIGAALRRVPAMPESSGIAFNMYVLYVALPALILQNVPRLTFSTELLIPALTPWLLLIAVALLVLTLSRFFNWSRQVTGALLIILPLGNTSFLGFPMTEALFGSEAMPYAVVYDQAGSFIALVTYVTIIAALYSPLAAKPTVTGILIKIISFPSFIALIIGLVLRTSGYSSFTQSLIDNLSATLVPVVMIAVGFGLTIKFSKSELSPLISALLIKLLFMPLLAALIWYSLGQTGLAVSISIFMAAMPSMISAGAIAIMVGLAPRLVSGIIGLGILLSLITLPLAFNLLS
- a CDS encoding mechanosensitive ion channel family protein, producing the protein MAVRGSQRILWPFSLAILLALSHAILKQLNLPHTVINFLMPIVLALGVIRILLYILRKAFIASALAKTSETAIAMIIWLVVILHLTDLLTPLLTAMDTLAFTLGESKISLLAVIKLILVIIFAFTFAIWLAELLNQRIKGSKHISPSMQVGFSKFSKVFLITSAFLIALNAVGINLSSLAIFGGALGVGLGFGLQRIASNFISGFILVLDRSIKPGDVISVGENFGWVHELKARYVVVRNREGVDTLIPNENLITSEVIN